One Dehalogenimonas sp. THU2 DNA window includes the following coding sequences:
- a CDS encoding DegV family protein, protein MSIIIVTDSTADIPPELVKKLGITVVPVYVRFGEEVFRDGIDISQDEVYRRMLVEGAIPATSQPSPSDFAEVYHELLKNDDEIVSIHLSGKLSGTYNSAMNGRDLIAEKNRIVVIDSMSISMGLGLSVMAAARLAQAGAGTQAVIQSVNEAPAATRIVAAFDTLKYILRSGRLGAAKSLIGGILNVKPMLTLRDGAFWPAGIARTRSRALDSLVEMVRKTPDVEEIAIVYNTVPEEAQGLRERLSEFVDASRLHVSRLGPALGAHGGPGAIIVAFRQNLSPIRH, encoded by the coding sequence ATGTCAATTATAATCGTCACCGATTCAACCGCCGATATTCCGCCGGAGCTGGTGAAAAAGCTCGGCATTACCGTCGTGCCGGTGTACGTGCGCTTCGGCGAGGAAGTATTCCGGGACGGGATAGATATCTCCCAGGATGAGGTCTACCGGCGCATGCTTGTCGAAGGCGCTATTCCCGCCACCTCCCAGCCCTCCCCCAGCGACTTCGCGGAAGTGTATCACGAACTGCTCAAGAACGATGATGAAATTGTTTCCATTCATCTTTCGGGCAAGCTCTCCGGCACCTATAACTCGGCAATGAACGGGCGTGATCTAATCGCCGAGAAAAACCGCATAGTGGTGATAGATTCTATGTCCATTTCCATGGGCCTCGGGCTTAGTGTGATGGCCGCGGCGCGGCTAGCCCAGGCTGGCGCCGGAACGCAAGCAGTTATTCAATCGGTTAACGAAGCTCCCGCGGCAACGCGCATCGTCGCCGCTTTCGACACCCTGAAATACATCCTCCGTAGCGGGCGGCTGGGGGCGGCCAAATCCCTTATCGGTGGCATCCTGAACGTGAAACCGATGCTGACGCTGAGAGACGGAGCCTTCTGGCCAGCGGGTATCGCCCGCACCCGTAGCCGGGCGCTGGATAGCCTGGTGGAGATGGTAAGAAAAACGCCGGATGTCGAAGAAATCGCCATCGTCTACAATACCGTGCCGGAGGAAGCCCAAGGCCTGAGAGAGCGACTGAGTGAATTCGTCGACGCCAGCAGGCTCCACGTCTCACGCCTCGGTCCGGCTCTCGGCGCCCACGGTGGACCCGGCGCCATCATCGTGGCCTTCCGGCAAAACCTGTCCCCAATCCGTCACTGA